The following proteins are encoded in a genomic region of Maribacter hydrothermalis:
- a CDS encoding sterol desaturase family protein, translated as MEQIITYFESIPAAHRSLILVGGIIFFWILEGIVPLFNGSYNKWKHSVPNFFFTLTTIIINFPLAFLLLKTSDWAVANNFGIINWLPEMPLWAYVFLGIALLDLIGAYTAHLVEHKVKPLWMVHLVHHTDHNVDTTTANRHHPLESVIRYIFTLIGVFVVGAPVGIIMLYQSLSVVLSQFNHANVKLSKGVDKVISYVLISPDMHKVHHHYVLPYTDSNYGNIFSWWDRLFGTYLYLDREKIIYGVDTFPDKVANGQISSLLKYPFVGYRKPTTDSSLIKTKD; from the coding sequence ATGGAACAAATTATCACCTATTTCGAAAGTATACCAGCTGCACACCGCTCGTTAATTTTAGTAGGTGGAATTATTTTTTTTTGGATACTAGAAGGCATTGTCCCACTCTTTAATGGAAGCTATAACAAATGGAAACATTCCGTTCCTAATTTCTTTTTTACACTTACTACGATAATTATCAATTTCCCTTTGGCATTTTTACTTTTAAAAACATCAGATTGGGCGGTAGCCAATAATTTCGGAATCATTAATTGGTTGCCAGAAATGCCATTATGGGCATACGTATTTTTGGGTATTGCTTTGTTAGATTTAATTGGCGCTTACACGGCACATTTGGTAGAACATAAGGTAAAACCTTTGTGGATGGTGCATTTGGTGCATCATACGGATCATAATGTGGATACCACTACGGCAAACAGACATCACCCGTTAGAAAGTGTCATTCGCTATATATTTACTTTAATTGGTGTTTTTGTGGTAGGTGCACCGGTGGGCATTATTATGCTGTATCAAAGTCTGTCGGTAGTATTGTCACAATTTAACCATGCCAATGTTAAACTATCTAAAGGAGTAGATAAGGTAATAAGTTATGTGCTTATTTCACCGGATATGCATAAGGTTCACCATCATTATGTATTGCCCTACACAGATAGTAATTACGGAAATATATTCTCGTGGTGGGACCGTCTTTTTGGTACGTATTTGTATTTAGATAGGGAGAAAATTATCTACGGCGTAGACACGTTCCCAGATAAGGTTGCCAATGGTCAAATTAGTTCGTTGTTGAAATATCCTTTTGTTGGGTATAGAAAACCAACAACGGATTCTTCTTTAATAAAGACTAAAGATTAA